One Arachis hypogaea cultivar Tifrunner chromosome 2, arahy.Tifrunner.gnm2.J5K5, whole genome shotgun sequence genomic window, AAGAAAACAACACCGGTAGCGGCCAGAATATTCTTGACCCAAACAACTAGAATTAGCAAAACAGAAAGATTGGGGGTGAAAATCAAGGAGCTATTAATGAAACTATTACCGTTGAAAATTTTCGATTGAATCTGTAACACCCTACTCTGGAACAAAGCTTGACTGATACGGAAAAATTCTATCCTTCAAGGTCGGTTTGAGCCTTTTCTATTATTATCTTTGATACACACTTATAAGTCAGATTGCACAACAAAATGGGGCGAAAAAGGGTGATTGAGTCCGGCTGTTTCACTTTCGGGATAAGGGTTATAAGGGTTGTATTATTGTCTCTTATTGTGTCTGGGTTCAACCACATAGTTTGGATATAATCGAATACATTTTGCTTAACAATATCCCAATTTTCTTTGAAGAAGAGGGCTGGATATCCATCCAGTCCTGGCGCTTTCAGCGAACCAATATTAAAAATTGCATTTTTCACTTCATTCTTTCCTGGTTTTCTGTAAATATGCTCTTTGATGCTAGGTTCCAAAGGAGGATATTGGCTTCGGGTCACAAGGCCACTGCCAGTTTCATTTTCTTCCTCATATAAACTTAATGGCATGTCTTTTTAAATCTTCATCTTTTTCGATCCAATCTCTTTGTTAGTCTTTCAATTTCAAGAtcttattccttcttcttctaatCACTGTTCTAGTGTGGTAGTATCGGGTATTGTGGTCTTCATCCACCACCCAAAGATCTCTAGACTTTTGTATCCACAAAATTTTTTCCTTGTCTAAAATGTCTTCTAATTCTTTATTTAACTTTGCCTCTAGTTTTTCTAAGAATGGATTTTTCTCATAGCTGGAAGCTCTTTGTATGCCTTCAATCCTGTTAATAATTTTTCTCTTCTGTCTTCTAACATGTCCAAACACATCTTTATTCCACTTTATCAGTTGTCTCGTTGTCCCATTAAGCACTATTTTCAGTGGTTGGTTGCTGTCCCAAGCCTGTTTTATGAATTCCTTATGTCCAGGGTGCATACTCCACATGGCTTCATAGCGAAAAGGCTTTTCTATTCTTGTATTAGCTTGAGGCTTTGTATTGATCACCAACGGGTGATGACTAGAATTTTTTCTAGATAACACATCAACTCTGGCTTTCAGGAACATCAAACCCCAGTCAGCATTAGAGAGTGCTCGATCGAGTCTTTTGAAAACTCTGTCTAGTTTCTCCCACTGGGGGCCTCTCCAAGTGAATCTGGCTCCTACTGCCCCTAATCAATGAGTGAACAACCTTATATCCAACTATTAGATCTCTTAGATGCACCCAGGTCAACTCTACTACCTCCTTGCTTCTCTGTTGGGTGAGCAATATCATTAAAGTCTCCTACTACCAGACACCCTCCAGTTAAGGTAACACTTATCCTCTTCAACTCTGCCCATAACTCCTTTCTTCTTGATTCTTGAGGGCTAGCATACACAGCCGTTAGAGCCCAAGATTTGTTAGAGTCGTTTTTCATAATCATGTGAACAAATTGCATTTTGGATTGGACAACTCTTATGTCTAAATCCGGATCTTTCCACATAATCCAAATACCTCCACTATATCCCTGAGCCTCTTCTATATGATAAAAATCAAACCCAAAACTTTTAATAGCCTTTTTTGCATTATCACtactacatctagtctccataaGAATAACTAAATCAGGTTTATACACCTTGGTTAATTCTCTAAGAGTGCGACTAAAGGCCTTGCTAGCCGCTCCTCTACAATTCCAggacataaaaattattttagtctaTGACAAGAGGATCTTACCCCAGATTACA contains:
- the LOC140177027 gene encoding uncharacterized protein, which translates into the protein METRCSSDNAKKAIKSFGFDFYHIEEAQGYSGGIWIMWKDPDLDIRVVQSKMQFVHMIMKNDSNKSWALTAVYASPQESRRKELWAELKRISVTLTGGCLVVGDFNDIAHPTEKQGGAVGARFTWRGPQWEKLDRVFKRLDRALSNADWGLMFLKARVDVLSRKNSSHHPLVINTKPQANTRIEKPFRYEAMWSMHPGHKEFIKQAWDSNQPLKIVLNGTTRQLIKWNKDVFGHVRRQKRKIINRIEGIQRASSYEKNPFLEKLEAKLNKELEDILDKEKILWIQKSRDLWVVDEDHNTRYYHTRTVIRRRRNKILKLKD